The nucleotide sequence TTCGCAGCCTATGGGTTTCTGGCGACGGAGCCGCTGAACAATGCGACCCTCCTCTCGCGGAGCCTCTACTTTCACCGCCTCCCCGACTTCGACGCCCTCTGGTCCAGGTGGGAGGGCGACTTCGCGGGACTCATGGCCTGGATGCGGGAAGAGGCGCCCCGGCGGGCGGATCCGTTCCAGATTCTGGACTAATGGCGCTGGGCGGGCCATACAGCCCAGCCATTCCTGCGCCCCTGGACCCCCTCGAGATTTCGTGGTTCCGCCAAACGTCCGGCGTTGAGGGATGCGACGCGATGTATTACATATGTACACATGAGTACGACGTTGACAATCCGATTGGATGAGGCGCTCCGCGAGGCGCTGGAGGCCCGGGGCCGAGAGCAGGGAAAATCCCTGTCCGAGACGGCGCGGGAGATCTTGCGGAACGCCGTGGAGGAACGGCCTCTCGCACTCCGAACCAGCCAGCTCCGGGGGCGCCTGCACTTGGGAGACCATACCCGGGAAGGATGGCGGGCCGAACTCCATCGGCGTAACTGGCGCCGTTGAAGGTCTGGCTCCTGGATACGGGACCCCTCGTTGCGTACCTCGACGCGGACGATCCCGCGCACTGGGAGGTCTCGGTATGCTGGGACGCGTTTCGGGGGCGATTGGCGACAACCAGCGCCGTGGTGACCGAGGCCATGCATTTCGTCGCGGCCGATCGGGCCGGGCCCCGTCACCTCGCCGCGCTCGCCACGGCCGGTGCCCTGGAGATCTACGATCTCTGTGGGGCGACCGAGCTCCACGAGGCGGCCGCACTGATGGAAAAATACCTCGACACGCCGATGGACTTCGCGGACGCGACACTCCTCCTCCTCGCCGAGATCCTGAGCTTGGACGACATCTTCACATTGGATCGCCGGGGCTTCGCCACCTACCGCACGCGCGACGGACGCGCGCTCCGACTCGTCCTCAACTGACCCGGCCCTCCTCCGGCCTCGTCCCGAGGCGCTTCGCCTCAGCGGGCGGATCCGTTCGAGATCCTGGACTAGGCGAGCTGGGCGCGTCAGGGCGGCGGCTCCAGCGACGAAGATTTTCTGTCCCCGGAGAAGCTCCCAGGTTACCGTGGAGCGTTTCGTCGCCGTTCGCGCCGAATCCGCCATTCCCGGCAGAGTGACCTCCCTTCCGCAATTGAGGACCTCACGATGGAAGACTTCAGTGCGGTGAACTGGCTGGCTGTCGTTCTCGGGGCGGTGGCAGCGTTTCTGGTGGGATGGCTCTGGTACAGCCCGAAGGTGTTCGGCGTGAAATGGGCGGCGGGCGCCGGAGTGCAGTTGGGCTCGGCCTCCTCCATGCCGGTGGGCGCGATGGTCTCGCAGTTCGCCGCTCTCTTCCTCCTGGCCACGGTGGTGGGAATCACGGCGACCACGAACGCCCTCTTCACGGCGATCCTCGCGATCCTTGCGGCTGCGATGTTCGTGGCCTCCTCCGGCGCGTACGTGAAGAAGAGCTCGGCCGCGATTCTGATCGAGTTCTTCTACATCGTCGTCGCGGGAGCCGTCATGATCCTCGCGCAGGGCGCGCTTTAGGCCGGCGGGCGGGCGCCCCCTCCCCCGCTCCCCGCGCCGAGGGTCGGAATTGAAGATCTGGATCGACGCGGACGCGGCCCCACGCGAGGCGAAGGAAGTCGTTTTTCGGGCCGCCCTGCGCCTCGAGATTCGGACCGTATTGGTCGCGAATCAGCGGCTGACCCTCCCCCTGAACAACCCGCACCTGAGTGCCGTGCGCGTGCAGGGCGGACCGGACGTCGCCGACCGCCATATCGCGGACCACGCGGAGGCGGGAGACATCGCCGTGACTGCGGACATTCCGCTCGCGGCGACGCTCGTGGAACGCGGCGTCGTGGTGATCGACCCGCGTGGCGAGCTCTACTCCGAGGAAAACGTGCGGGAGCGCCTCTCGATCCGCGATTTCATGGATTCGCTCCGGTCCACGGGCGTGGAGACCGGGGGACCGAAGCCCTACACGGACCGGGACAAGCGGTCCTTCGCGGACGCCCTGGACCGGACGCTGACGGCGATGCGCCGAGGCCGCTGACGCGGGCTCCTACGGCCGAAAGAGCCGCGTCACCTTGATCATGAGCCCCCGGTTCGAGAGCTCGGACCAGCGGTCCCCCAGGACATCGGTGCTCCGGTCCTCGGTGTAGACGATGAAGAGCTCGCTCCCCGGCGCCCACTCCCACCGGAGCCGGAAGTTGCCGCTGAAGCTGTCGCTACCCGTGTTGTACTGAATGAGCCCGCTCAGATATGCGCGCGGGGTCATGGTGTAGGTCACCCGCGTGCGGGCCACATGTTGGTCGAACTCCCCTGGTTCCTGCTGCTGCGGGAGGTCGAGCCAGTTGAACTCGAGGCTCGGTTCCAGAGAGATCCGTGGAGTGACCTCGATGCGGCCATTCCCGAGCCCGACCGAGAGCCGGTCCCCGGTGTAAAACTCGCCCCACTGGACGCTGAGATTCCCCTGCCAGGGACGCTGGGGCCCGAATCGGTAGCTGGCCTGGAAGTCGGTGTAGGAGTAGCGCCCCGCCTCGAAGAGCGCGCCCGAGATGCGCTCGTCTTCCGGAAGGAACTCGTAGTTGTCGGAGCCGTTCAGGGTGATGGCGTCGCCGTTTTCGAGGTCCACCTGCACCCGCCCACCCCGGGACCGACTCTCCACGAAGCCGGCCACGTCGTTTTCGAAATATCCCAGATTCCCCGCGAACGTGATCTGCCGGATCCAGGAGATAGACGCCGGCCGCGGGCTGTAACTCGCCGAAAGCTAGGTCTGCCGGAACCCCCTGCGGCGCACGAAGCCCAGCTCGGGATTGAAGTCGTCGCCCACGACGAGGTAGTCGAGGCTTCCCCCGAAGAGGTCCGTGTCGTAGTTGAAGCGCCCCCGGTAGCTCTGGTCGTTCCCTTCGAGTCCCGGCGTCCGCGACCGCGCATAGTGGGTGACGAAGTTCGCCTCGTCGTTGAATCCGAAGGAACCGTCCACCCCCCACGCCTGGTTCGACTCGCCGGGCGCCGCGAGCGAGCGGGAGCGGTTTTCGAGGAGGACCCCGATGTTACTCCGCGAAAAAATGTCTCGCCGGAGCCGCAGCACGGAGAAGTTCGTGGACACGGCGCCGATCTCGGCCTCGTCGGCGGTCTGGATGCTCAACACGCCGACGTCGAAGGAACCGATCTTCCCCGTGAGTCTCCCGCCCCCGAGCACCCGGACCGGGTCGCCCCCCTGAATTCCGATGCGCCGCGAGTAGAAGAGAGTGGGGGCCGAACCGCCGCCACCACCGCCCGGCCCTCCCGGACCGGTGCCTCCCACCCCAAAATCGAAGATCCCGCGCCCCTCCAAGAAAAACTCCCGCTTCTCCGGAAAAAAGAGATTGAAGCGGGTGAGGTTCACCTGCTGCTCGTCCACCTCGACCTGCGCGAAGTCCGTATTGACGGTGAGGTCGAGCGTCAGGTTCTGCGTGACGGCATATTTGACGTCGAGCCCCACGTCGGCCGCGAAGTCGTTCTCGATGGCCGGGTCGGCGACCAGGTCCGTGCTCAGCCCGGAGGTCAGGTAGGGCTTCACCTCGATGTTGCGGCCGACCGGGGGTGCCTCGATTCCGACGAGGTCGCCATACATCGAGACCCGAAAGACCCCGTTGGAGCCGGGCCCGACGACCTGGAGGGGGAGCGGGGTGAGGTAGATCCATTCGTTGTCGCGGAGGACGGATCGCCGCATCTGGATTCCCCACACCTGCTCGACTCCCGGACGGTAACGAAGCGACTTGAAAGGAATCGCCATCTCGACCGTCCATCCCCCGTCGAAGCGGCCCGTCCGAACCTCCGCTACCGGATTCCAGTCGAAGTTGGGGTTCCCCTCGTTGGTGATCTGGAGGTCCGCGAAGCCCCCGATCGGATTTACGAAGAAGGCGAGGGAGTTTCGCCCGTCATGGTAGGTGTCCAGATAGACTCCGAAGGAGTCGTTCGCGCGAAGCTGGTTCGAGTCGCGCCGCATCTCGTTCGCGATCCAACCATCCTCACCCTCCGAGTCCCAGATCCGCGCCGAGACGTAGACGTTCGTGTCATCGAAGGCCATCCAGGCTTCGGTCCGCTCCGTGGGCTCGCCACCCTCGATCGGAACCGCCTGGACGAAGTCGGAGACCGCGGGGGTGTTCGCGTAGAAAGGCTCGTCGAGGCGACCGTCCGCCTGGATCGGGGTGTCCACGCGGAAGGCGCGGACCGTGGTGTTCCCCGCGGCGTCCCGCGTCATGGCGGCGGGAGCGGCCGAAGTCGGAGCCGGCTGCGGGGGACCCACCGTCCCCGGCGCATCCGCTTCGGGGACGGACTGTCCCTCGATTCCCACCGGGGCGAAGAGCGCACCCCCGGCCAGGGCGAATAAAACCGCGAACGAGAGGGCGGGCGCGCTGACCCGCGCACGGGGCCCGCGCGGTCGAATGCCGACTGGCGTCATGCCGGCCCCGGGAAGCGTTTCAGCTGAAACTTGGTTTGGGGTTGAAAATCACCCCGGCCTCGAGGACCGGGGCATTCGAAAGGTACAGAATCGCGGATCCGCCGGATACGAGTCTCCGGACCCTCGAGCCGCCCGCCGTGTATCCTCCACCTCCCGCAGTTCGAGTTTCCAGTCCGCCCCATGGAGCGTTTCGTGAATCTTCGCGTGTTTGGCGTGCTTGGACCCTTGCCCCTTCTCCTTCTCGCCCTTCCCTTCACTGCCCCGAGCGAGTCGGCGGCGCAGGCGGCGCTTTCGCTCGCTGCGGCGGAACGGGCGGCGGGCGCCGCACAGGCCGAGGCTGAGGCGAACAACTGGAAGGTCACGATCGTGATCACCGACGCCGACGGAGTTCCGGTCCTCGTGCGGCGACTCGACGGCGCTTCCGCCCGCTCCTTCGACTTCGCGATGGGGAAGGCGCAAACCGTGATCGCCGCCGGAATGTCCACGGCCGACTATGTCGCGGGCGTCGCGGCAGGGACGGTCACCGCGATCCCCGACGCGACGGCGATCCCCGGGGGCGTTCCTATACGGATCGGCGACACGATCGTCGGCGCCATCGCGGCGAGTGGAGTGCGCCCCGACCAGGATCTCCAGGTCGCGGACGCGGGCGCGGCGGCCTTTCAACCGTGAACGCGAGGGGCGCGGGCCTTCCGGCCGTGAACGTGCGTGCGGGGGCCTTCCGGTTGTGAACGCCGGAGCGAGCCGCGTGTGGGTGGCGGCATTTGGCCTTTGGTGCGCACTCGGAGGGCGCCCGCCCGCGGCCATCGCGCAGATCGCGGCCGGTGGAACGGCGGCGATCGAGGATGTCTCCTATCGGGACGACGCGGGAAGGCGTGTCCTCGCGATCCGGACCACGGTGGATGCCCCCGTCGGCGAGGTCTGGGGGCTCTGGACCACTTCCGAAGGGCTCCGGAGCTGGATGGCCCCGGTCGTCGGGGTGGAACTCGAGGTCGGAGGAGTTTGGGAGGCGAGTTACGACCGGACGGCCCGGCTCGGCGCGGACGGCAACATCCGAAATGAGATCCTCGCCCACGTCCCGAGCCGGATGTTCGCGATGCGGGTCGCCGCGGTGCCGCCCGGTTATCCCTTCCCTCTCGAGACCGTGCGCGAGGCCCACACCGCATACCTCTTCGATCCGGTCTCGGACGCCTCCACGCGGATCACCGTCTATGGGATGGGGTACGGGGAGGGTCCGCTCTGGGATGCCATGTACGACGTCGGCGTGCAGACGACGCGGTATACCCTCACGGAGTTCCGAAACCGTCTTCTGAACGGCCCCGTGAACTGGGACGCTCGCTGACGGTCGCACCTCGGGCCGACCCTCTCCCGCTCAATCCTCCCTCAGCGCCGCCACCGGATCCATCCGGCTCGCCCGCACCGCGGGGAGATAACTCGCGACGAGCGCGACCGCGGTGAGGAAGAGGGGCGCCGCGATGAAGGTGGCGAGGTCCGTGGGCTGAATCTCGTAAAGACGCGACGCCAGGAATCGCGTGAGAGCCAGCGAACCCAGGACGCCGACGGCGACCCCGATCGCTGCGAGCATCCCGCCCTGGCGCAGGACCAGCGCCCGCACCTTCCCCGCCTCCGCCCCGATCGCCATCCGGATCCCGATCTCCCGCGTGCGCTCCGCCACCGTGTACGCCATGACGCTGTACGTTCCGACTCCGGCGAGAAGAAGGGCGACCCCGGCGAAGAGGCCGAGGAGGAGAGTGAGGAAACGCGGTGCAGCCATGGAGCGCGCGACGTTCTCTTCCATGGTCCGGACGTCCGAAACCGGGAGAGAAGCGTCGAGCTCACGCACGACTCGCTCGACGGATGGTGCGAGCGACGTCGGGTCCCCCGTGGTGCGAAGGACGAGGTACATCGTCCGATACGAGAGGCCGAGCTGTGTGACCTGCGGGTGGTAGAAATAGAGTTCCGTTCCGACCTCCCCGTCGAGACCGGACTGTTTCAGGTTCTCCACCACCCCGACGACGACAAGCCAGTTCTCATAGCCGAACGGACGAATCCGGCGGCCGACGGCGCTTTCGCCAGGATAAAAGAGTTCCGCCAAGCGCTCGTTCACGAGCATGACGGGCGCATCCGGCCCGGCGTCCGCCGGCTCGAACCCGCGCCCCTCGACGATCTCCACTCCCATCGCTTCGAGGAAATCGGCCTCGATCCCCGTCCAATAGTCCACGTTTTGGGACGGGCCATCCGGTCGCGGAACGAAGCCCTCGAACTCCGTGTCGTTCGCATTGAGCGTCTGGACCGGCGGCAAGGCAGAGGTCGCGGTCGCGGCCACCACTCCCGGAAGCGCGCGGAGCCGATCGAGTAGCCTCCCGTAAAACGCCCCGACGTCCGTGTTTTCGGGATATCCGGAGGTGGGCAGGGAGAGCTGCGCGGTCAGGACCCCCTCCGGCTCGAATCCGGCATCAACGTTCTGGAGGGCGAGGATGGAACGGAGCAACAGCCCGGACCCGGTGAGGAGGATCACCGCGAGACCGATTTCCGCAACCACGAGCCCCCGCCGGACCCGGACCGCGGAGGTGCCCCGCGTCGTGCGCGTGCCCCCGGCTTTCAGGGTGCTCCCCACCCGCGCAAGCGTCGTGCTGAGAAGCGGTGCGAGGCCGAAGAGAACTCCGGTCGCCACAGCGATCAAAAGGGTGAAGGCCACGACCGTGCCGTTCAGCCCGATCTCCGCGGTGCGGGGCACTCCGTCCGGATTCACGCGAAGGATCGCGCCGATCGCGAGGCGTCCGAGAAGGAGTCCGACTCCTCCGCCGAGAATGCCGAGAATCACCCCCTCGGTCAGAAGTTGTCGGGTCAGGCGGCCTCGCCCCGCGCCCATGGCGACGCGGACCGCGACCTCCCCAGTGCGACGCTCGGACTTGGCGAGGAGAAGGCTCGCGACGTTCGCGCAGGCGATGAGGAGGACGAAGCTCACGGCCCCCATGAGGAGGAGGATCGTCGCGCGAACCTCACCGTACGCGTCGTCCACGAAGTTGGTGGCGGTGATCGGGTGCCCCTCGGCGCTGATCGCGTGGGTCGTCCCGTACTCCTCCGGCCAGCGCATCTCGAGGCGGTCCAGATCGGCCGCGGCTCGTTCGAGCGTCACTCCGTCGGAGAGCCGGCCGATCACGTTGATGAAGTGATTCCCGCGGCGGTTCGCGTGGTCGTTCGGGTCCACGTTCTGCGCGCGGTTGAGCGGGGTCCAGAGATCCACCCCCGCGTCCTCCAGGTCGAACCCTTCGGGGAGGACGCCCACGATCGTCGTTGCCTCACCGCCGACCCGAACCGTCCGGCCCAGGATCGCAGGATCGGCGGCGAAGGCGCGCTCCCAGAGGCCGAGGGAAATCATCGCGACCGGCGCGACCCCCATCCGATCCTCCTCCTCGGTGAAGGCGCGCCCCAGGACGGGCGCGACGCCGAGGGTGGGGAAGAGGGTCCAGGTTGCGACGGCTGAGGGAACGCGAAGGGGCCGGTCGTCCGTTTCGATGGATCCCGTCCCGATCCGATATCCGCCGACCTCGTCGAAGACCTCGTTCCACTCCCGCAGCTCGTAAAACTCTGGTGGGGAGACCCAGAAGCGGTCGAAATCTTGCCCTGGGAAGGCGGTCGTGATGTTCACGAGCCGTTCGGGGGCCGCGTAGGGGAGCGGCTTGAGGATGACGCCGTCGAGGACGCTGAAGACGGCCGAGTTCGCGCCGATCCCGAGAGCGACGGTGACGATCGCGACGGCGGCGAATCCGGGGGACCTCCGAAGTTGGCGAATTGCGTATCTAACGTCGTCCACAAGGTCGCCCAGGAGATTCCGGGCAGGCATCGCTCCCCTCCTCCTCTCGAGATTCAAACCTTTTGCGAAATCCTCTCGTCGTATGTAATGACGAGTGGAGAGGATCGAAAGGTTGCAAGCACCCTCTGGACGGCGAGCCACGGAACCGGGTGGAGTCCACGACGCTTTCGCGAAACCCAGGAGACCCTCGCGCCCTCACGGTCCGGGCACGGGACGGCGACGTCCAGTCCTTCGAGGCGCTCTACCGCGCGCACCGGGGCCGCGTCTTCGGCGTCTGCCTGCGGATGGCGAGGGGAGGAGACGAGGCGGAAGGGTGGTCGCAGGACGTCTGGGTTCGCGTCTGGGAGCGGATCGGATCCTTTCGGGGCGAGAGCGACTTCGGGAGCTGGCTCCACCGCCTCGCGGTCAACCTGATCCTCGACCGGCTCCGAAGTGACGCGCGGCATCGCGAGTGGATGCGCGAAGACGAGGGGGCGGTGGAGTCCGCGGCCTCCGCCCGCGGAATCGGCCGGGAAGAGCGGGTGGATTTGGAGCGCGCGGTCGAGGCGCTCCCGGACGGGGCGCGGACGATTTTCCTCCTCCACGACGTGGAGGGTTACAAACACCGTGAGATCGCGGATCGCCTGGGGGTGGCGGAGGGAACGGTAAAGGCCCAGCTCCACCGGGCGAGACGCTTGCTTCGAGAGGCATTGGAACGATGACACATCCATCCGACGAACAGCTTCAAGATCTCGCCGACGGCCTCGTCTCGGCGAGCGAGCGGCGAGCGCTGGCCGAGCACCTCACCCTCTGCGCCGACTGCCGGAGCGCGCTCGACTCGATCGAGCGGCTCAG is from Gemmatimonadota bacterium and encodes:
- a CDS encoding DUF1761 family protein, whose product is MEDFSAVNWLAVVLGAVAAFLVGWLWYSPKVFGVKWAAGAGVQLGSASSMPVGAMVSQFAALFLLATVVGITATTNALFTAILAILAAAMFVASSGAYVKKSSAAILIEFFYIVVAGAVMILAQGAL
- a CDS encoding YaiI/YqxD family protein, yielding MKIWIDADAAPREAKEVVFRAALRLEIRTVLVANQRLTLPLNNPHLSAVRVQGGPDVADRHIADHAEAGDIAVTADIPLAATLVERGVVVIDPRGELYSEENVRERLSIRDFMDSLRSTGVETGGPKPYTDRDKRSFADALDRTLTAMRRGR
- a CDS encoding DUF5916 domain-containing protein: MTPVGIRPRGPRARVSAPALSFAVLFALAGGALFAPVGIEGQSVPEADAPGTVGPPQPAPTSAAPAAMTRDAAGNTTVRAFRVDTPIQADGRLDEPFYANTPAVSDFVQAVPIEGGEPTERTEAWMAFDDTNVYVSARIWDSEGEDGWIANEMRRDSNQLRANDSFGVYLDTYHDGRNSLAFFVNPIGGFADLQITNEGNPNFDWNPVAEVRTGRFDGGWTVEMAIPFKSLRYRPGVEQVWGIQMRRSVLRDNEWIYLTPLPLQVVGPGSNGVFRVSMYGDLVGIEAPPVGRNIEVKPYLTSGLSTDLVADPAIENDFAADVGLDVKYAVTQNLTLDLTVNTDFAQVEVDEQQVNLTRFNLFFPEKREFFLEGRGIFDFGVGGTGPGGPGGGGGGSAPTLFYSRRIGIQGGDPVRVLGGGRLTGKIGSFDVGVLSIQTADEAEIGAVSTNFSVLRLRRDIFSRSNIGVLLENRSRSLAAPGESNQAWGVDGSFGFNDEANFVTHYARSRTPGLEGNDQSYRGRFNYDTDLFGGSLDYLVVGDDFNPELGFVRRRGFRQT
- a CDS encoding heme-binding protein, translating into MNLRVFGVLGPLPLLLLALPFTAPSESAAQAALSLAAAERAAGAAQAEAEANNWKVTIVITDADGVPVLVRRLDGASARSFDFAMGKAQTVIAAGMSTADYVAGVAAGTVTAIPDATAIPGGVPIRIGDTIVGAIAASGVRPDQDLQVADAGAAAFQP
- a CDS encoding SRPBCC domain-containing protein → MWVAAFGLWCALGGRPPAAIAQIAAGGTAAIEDVSYRDDAGRRVLAIRTTVDAPVGEVWGLWTTSEGLRSWMAPVVGVELEVGGVWEASYDRTARLGADGNIRNEILAHVPSRMFAMRVAAVPPGYPFPLETVREAHTAYLFDPVSDASTRITVYGMGYGEGPLWDAMYDVGVQTTRYTLTEFRNRLLNGPVNWDAR
- a CDS encoding ABC transporter permease, which codes for MPARNLLGDLVDDVRYAIRQLRRSPGFAAVAIVTVALGIGANSAVFSVLDGVILKPLPYAAPERLVNITTAFPGQDFDRFWVSPPEFYELREWNEVFDEVGGYRIGTGSIETDDRPLRVPSAVATWTLFPTLGVAPVLGRAFTEEEDRMGVAPVAMISLGLWERAFAADPAILGRTVRVGGEATTIVGVLPEGFDLEDAGVDLWTPLNRAQNVDPNDHANRRGNHFINVIGRLSDGVTLERAAADLDRLEMRWPEEYGTTHAISAEGHPITATNFVDDAYGEVRATILLLMGAVSFVLLIACANVASLLLAKSERRTGEVAVRVAMGAGRGRLTRQLLTEGVILGILGGGVGLLLGRLAIGAILRVNPDGVPRTAEIGLNGTVVAFTLLIAVATGVLFGLAPLLSTTLARVGSTLKAGGTRTTRGTSAVRVRRGLVVAEIGLAVILLTGSGLLLRSILALQNVDAGFEPEGVLTAQLSLPTSGYPENTDVGAFYGRLLDRLRALPGVVAATATSALPPVQTLNANDTEFEGFVPRPDGPSQNVDYWTGIEADFLEAMGVEIVEGRGFEPADAGPDAPVMLVNERLAELFYPGESAVGRRIRPFGYENWLVVVGVVENLKQSGLDGEVGTELYFYHPQVTQLGLSYRTMYLVLRTTGDPTSLAPSVERVVRELDASLPVSDVRTMEENVARSMAAPRFLTLLLGLFAGVALLLAGVGTYSVMAYTVAERTREIGIRMAIGAEAGKVRALVLRQGGMLAAIGVAVGVLGSLALTRFLASRLYEIQPTDLATFIAAPLFLTAVALVASYLPAVRASRMDPVAALRED
- a CDS encoding RNA polymerase sigma factor encodes the protein MESTTLSRNPGDPRALTVRARDGDVQSFEALYRAHRGRVFGVCLRMARGGDEAEGWSQDVWVRVWERIGSFRGESDFGSWLHRLAVNLILDRLRSDARHREWMREDEGAVESAASARGIGREERVDLERAVEALPDGARTIFLLHDVEGYKHREIADRLGVAEGTVKAQLHRARRLLREALER